GTGGCCGCCGAACGCTCCCCCGACGGCGTGCTGCTCTCCGTGTCGGACGGTTGCGGAGGCATCCCCGAGGAGGACCTGCCCCGCGTCTTCGACACCGGCTGGCGCGGCACCCACGCCCGTACGCCCCCGGCGGGCGCCGGGCTCGGCCTCGCCATCGTCCGAGGCATCGTCGAAGCCCACCAGGGCCGCACCACGGTCCGCAACATCCCCGGCGGCTGCCGGTTCGAGGTGGTGCTGCCCGCGGCCGCTTCTTGACACGGACAGCACCACCGGCACCCGAGGGCGCGCGGACGCGCTGTCGCGCCGGCCCACGCGCCCCAACCCCCCGGCCTACGCGTCCCGCATCCCGGCCTGCGTGAACTCCCGCATGCCCTCCGTGAACCCGACCTCCGGTTTCCACCCCAGCTCCGAGCGCAGCCGCGACGAGTCCGCCGTGATGTGCCGTACGTCCCCGAGCCGGTACTCCCCGGTCACGACGGGCTCCGGACCGCCGTACGCGTCGGCCAGCGCCGCCGCCATCTCCCCGACCGTGCGCGGCTCACCGCTGCCGGTGTTGTACGCCGTGAGCGCCCCGGGCCGCACATCGGCCTCCAGAGCCATGACGTTGGCACCGGCCACGTCCCGTACGTGGACGAAGTCCCGCCGCTGCCGACCGTCCTCGAACACCCGGGGCGCCCGGCCGTGCGCCAGCGCCGAGCGGAAGAAGGAGGCCACCCCTGCATAGGGGGTGTCGCGGGACATCCGGGGCCCGTACACGTTGTGGTAGCGCAACGACACCGCCGACCCGCCCGTCGTTCGCGCCCATGCCGCCGCCAGATGCTCCTGGGCGAGCTTGGTCGTGGCGTACACATTGCGCGGGTCGACCGGCGCGTCCTCCCCCACCAGCCCCGGCGCCAATGCGTCCCCGCACACCGGGCACAGCGGTTCGAAGCGGGCCGCGGCGAGATCGTCGAGCGCGCGGGGCCCGGGCCGCACCACGCCGTGCCGGCCGCACTCGTACCGACCCTCCCCGTACACGACCATCGACCCCGCCAGCACCAGCCGCCGCACCCCCGCGTCGGCCATGGCGGCCAGCAGCTCAGCCGTACCGAGGTCGTTGCGGGAGACGTACTCCGGCGCGTCCGCGAAGCCGGTGCCCGGCCCTACCATCGCCGCCTGGTGGCACACGGCGTCCACCCCGTCCAACGCCTGGTCGACCGCCCGCCGGTCCCGTACGTCCGAGCCCGGGTCCACGGCCACATCGAACACGACGGGCTCGTGCCCGCCCTCCGCCAGCACATCCACGACATGGGACCCGATGAACCCGGCACCGCCGGTGACCAGTACACGCATACGGCCACGCTAGGGCGCACCGGCCGGACTTCCCGCGCTCACGCCCGGCACGTCACGCTTCCGTAAGAGTGTGCGAGGCCAAGCCGGACGTAAGGATTTCGTCATCGGCCGTCCCCACCCGAAGGGTCGTCCCTTGCGTTGAATGGACGGGGACGACACAGGCTCACGGAACGGGAAGAGGGACGACATGGGGCGCGGGCGGTTGGGGCCTTTGGCCGTAGGGGTGTTGGCGGTCTTGGTCGCGGGGGTGGGCGTCGGCCTGTACTGGTTCCAGCCGTGGAAGCTCTGGCAGGACGAGACGGTGACGGAGTCCCTGCCCGTCGTCGCGGAGCCCACCGGAACTCCGGCTGCGACCCCTGACACGGCGTCGTCACCCTCCCCGTCGGCACCGGTCTCCGGACCCGTGACGCTGGCGAGTGGTGATCTGATCAGCCACGAACACACGACCTCGGGCAGCGTGAAGCTCGTACGGCTCGCCGACGGCGCGCATGTGGTCCGGCTGGAGAACCTCGACACCAGCAACGGCCCCGATCTGCGCGTGTGGCTGACCGACGCACCGGTGAAGGAGGGGCGGGCCGGCTGGCACGTCTTCGACGACGGCGCATACGTCAGCCTCGGCAAGCTCAAGGGCAACAAGGGCAGCCAGAATTACGCCGTGCCCGAGAACGTCGACCTATCTCGCTACAGCAGTGTCAGTATCTGGTGCGACCGCTTCGACGTCTCCTTCGGCGCCGCCGAACTGGCCGACGCCTGACGGTTCCCACTCATCGCACGACGCCTGTTGCTCGCCTTCAGCAAGGGCGGGTGTGAAAGTGATCGCCACCGCGTGCTTCCTCGCCGATGTCGGCCAAGACATTCCCACCACGCTGGTGCCGTCTCTGCTGACCGTCACGCTCGGCGCCCCCGGCTGCCCCGCCCCGCTGCAGCGGTCGCCGTCGGCGCCTATGCCATCACCGCCATACGGGGCGCCGACCGCCGGGCCCCCTGCTCGCTGCCGAACAACTCGATACCGTTCAAGGTCTGAGCGTGCCCCTGCTCAGGTTCTGAGCGGTTCCCCCGTTCAGGCTCTGAACAGGCGGTCAGGCGCGTTCACTCAGTGAACAGAACTCCGTTCACTGAGTGAACACCGCTCCCGTTTTCTGAGTGAACAGTTGGGCCGCGGTGGGAGCGGAGTGTGCTGCTTGCGATGGTTGGCCCGCCCGGCTCATTCCGATCACTCTGCGCGTCGACGGGCGTACGTAAGGCGCACCCGCCGCACCTTGAGCAATGGCACTCGCGTAGCCGCCTTGCGGGCCTGGCCCGGCGGGTCTCACGATGAAGCCGGGTGTCACTCCCTACACCAGCGCGAACTGGAGCTTTGCGTACGTGACTTCACTGCCCCGACGCCGATAAGTGACGCAGGTCACAGAAAGTGCGTCTCATCATTCGAGATGATTGGCTGACGTACCGTCAGGAAACACCTTCAGCGCCCTTCTCGGTGGCGCATTTGCGCGACTTAGGGCACGCGGAGGGCACGCAACCCCCAAATTGAACTAGACAACAAGCAAACCCCAGGCTGTTGACCTGGGGTTTCATCATGGAGCGGGTGACGAGAATCGAACTCGCGCTCTCAGCTTGGGAAGCTGATGTTCTACCATTAAACTACACCCGCGAAAGACGCCGGTTGGTGCCGGTGTCGGAACGCGTCGTTACTTTACCTCATGTCGGGCCCCGCGCGCTGAAGCCGTGGGGCCCGGTTGTGTTTCGGGGGGCGGGACGGGGCTGCGGGGCGCGGGAGTTGGGGCGTACGGTGGAGGCGCGGAAGAGGGTCCGGGCGGGGCTCGCAACGGTACGGAGTGCCGCATGGAGGGCCGTCCCGTTCATCCCGTAATGTGGCGCTTCGTCGTCAGGTCGACGTAGGTCGACAGCCAGACGCGGCTCTTGGGGAAGGGACTCTTGGACTTGATGGAGCGCACCGTCGTCCGTTGTGCCGATGGGCACGTGTTCAGCACCGCTTCGTTCCCGATGCAGCAGGCCGAGCGACTCGGCCCCGGTCGGCTCATGCGCTGCCCACGCTGCGCGCGCTTGCGCAGTGTCGTGCCGGTGGCGTTGGAGAAGCGGTAACAGCAGTAACAGCTGTAACAAGCGAGTACGACCGCCCACGGCGGTGGTCGTCGAGGCGCGCGGAGTCCGTCCTGATGGTGGGCGGCCCGCGCGTCTTGCGTATCCTCGGGGCGTGCTTCTCTCAGACAAGGACATCCGGGCCGAGATCGACGCCGGTCGGGTGCGGATCGATCCGTACGACGAAACCATGGTGCAGCCGTCGAGCATCGACGTGCGTCTCGACCGCTTCTTCCGGGTGTTCGAGAACCACCGCTACCCCCACATCGATCCCTCCATCGAACAGTCGGACCTCACACGGCTCGTCGAGCCCGAGGGGGACGAGCCCTTCATCCTCCACCCCGGCGAGTTCGTGCTCGCCAGCACCTACGAGGTCATCTCGCTCCCCGACGATCTCGCCTCCCGGCTGGAGGGGAAGAGCTCCCTCGGTCGGCTCGGGCTCGTCACGCACTCCACCGCCGGCTTCATCGACCCCGGCTTCTCCGGCCACGTGACCCTCGAACTGTCGAACCTCGCCACGCTCCCCATCAAGCTCTGGCCGGGCATGAAGATCGGGCAGCTGTGCATGTTCCGGCTCAGCTCGCCGGCCGAGTT
This genomic stretch from Streptomyces deccanensis harbors:
- a CDS encoding DM13 domain-containing protein, which translates into the protein MGRGRLGPLAVGVLAVLVAGVGVGLYWFQPWKLWQDETVTESLPVVAEPTGTPAATPDTASSPSPSAPVSGPVTLASGDLISHEHTTSGSVKLVRLADGAHVVRLENLDTSNGPDLRVWLTDAPVKEGRAGWHVFDDGAYVSLGKLKGNKGSQNYAVPENVDLSRYSSVSIWCDRFDVSFGAAELADA
- the dcd gene encoding dCTP deaminase, whose amino-acid sequence is MLLSDKDIRAEIDAGRVRIDPYDETMVQPSSIDVRLDRFFRVFENHRYPHIDPSIEQSDLTRLVEPEGDEPFILHPGEFVLASTYEVISLPDDLASRLEGKSSLGRLGLVTHSTAGFIDPGFSGHVTLELSNLATLPIKLWPGMKIGQLCMFRLSSPAEFPYGSERYGSRYQGQRGPTASRSFLNFHRTQV
- a CDS encoding NAD-dependent epimerase/dehydratase family protein, which produces MRVLVTGGAGFIGSHVVDVLAEGGHEPVVFDVAVDPGSDVRDRRAVDQALDGVDAVCHQAAMVGPGTGFADAPEYVSRNDLGTAELLAAMADAGVRRLVLAGSMVVYGEGRYECGRHGVVRPGPRALDDLAAARFEPLCPVCGDALAPGLVGEDAPVDPRNVYATTKLAQEHLAAAWARTTGGSAVSLRYHNVYGPRMSRDTPYAGVASFFRSALAHGRAPRVFEDGRQRRDFVHVRDVAGANVMALEADVRPGALTAYNTGSGEPRTVGEMAAALADAYGGPEPVVTGEYRLGDVRHITADSSRLRSELGWKPEVGFTEGMREFTQAGMRDA